Proteins from a genomic interval of Beijerinckia indica subsp. indica ATCC 9039:
- a CDS encoding response regulator transcription factor, giving the protein MESLKAHQKPVTILIIEDHPIVREGCRRLFSRRPDIETHDAASAGAGLACNKTLRPDVIILDVDLPDASGLDMIPALLQDNDTARIIVFSMYEARNFVTRALELGARGYVTKNDDPDMILQATDKVLSGALYLGQTVAQNLALAQIEPAQDPLRDLSEREREVLHFMGEGKSLGEIARALSLGYKTVANIVSMLKQKLGVTTSPALIKFAVECRSHENRSNENRVKPGF; this is encoded by the coding sequence ATGGAAAGCTTGAAGGCGCATCAAAAGCCCGTCACGATTCTCATCATCGAGGATCATCCGATCGTTCGTGAGGGTTGCCGGCGGCTGTTTAGCCGCAGGCCCGATATCGAGACGCATGACGCGGCTTCAGCGGGTGCAGGCCTTGCCTGCAATAAAACCCTTCGGCCTGATGTCATCATCCTTGATGTGGACCTGCCCGATGCGAGCGGGCTCGACATGATTCCGGCTCTTCTTCAGGACAATGACACGGCGCGGATCATCGTCTTCAGTATGTATGAGGCGCGCAATTTCGTGACCCGTGCCCTGGAATTGGGCGCCCGCGGCTATGTCACGAAGAACGACGATCCCGACATGATCCTCCAGGCCACTGATAAAGTGCTCTCGGGCGCTCTCTATCTCGGCCAGACGGTCGCGCAAAATCTCGCTCTGGCGCAGATCGAGCCGGCCCAAGATCCGCTGCGTGATCTGAGCGAGCGGGAGCGTGAAGTGCTCCATTTCATGGGGGAGGGGAAAAGCCTCGGGGAAATCGCGCGGGCTTTGTCGCTCGGCTATAAAACCGTGGCCAATATTGTTTCCATGCTCAAGCAGAAGCTCGGTGTCACCACCAGTCCGGCTTTGATCAAATTCGCGGTTGAATGTCGTTCGCATGAAAATCGTTCAAACGAAAATCGCGTGAAACCGGGGTTTTGA
- a CDS encoding GNAT family N-acetyltransferase, with protein sequence MIIRAAGTHDAPALWAIIEPVIRAGETYALPRDMPQQEAITYWMGSDRETFVVEEDGRLLGTFYLRANQLGGGSHVANCGYITAPEATGRGIARMMCLHSLDLARAKRFRAMQFNFVISTNERAVRLWQALGFDIIGALPGAFAHPTLGDVDALVMFRKL encoded by the coding sequence TTGATCATTCGAGCCGCAGGCACCCATGACGCTCCGGCACTATGGGCCATCATCGAGCCCGTCATCCGGGCGGGCGAGACCTATGCGCTGCCTCGCGATATGCCGCAACAGGAAGCGATCACTTATTGGATGGGGAGCGATCGCGAAACCTTCGTCGTAGAGGAAGACGGTCGGCTGTTGGGCACTTTCTACCTGCGGGCCAACCAACTCGGAGGAGGCTCCCATGTCGCCAATTGTGGCTATATCACCGCCCCCGAAGCCACGGGGCGCGGCATAGCCCGCATGATGTGCCTGCATTCGCTCGACCTCGCCCGCGCCAAAAGATTTCGCGCCATGCAGTTCAATTTCGTCATCAGCACGAATGAGCGGGCCGTTCGCCTTTGGCAGGCTCTCGGATTTGATATTATCGGCGCTCTGCCCGGCGCCTTTGCCCATCCCACATTGGGGGATGTGGATGCATTGGTGATGTTCCGGAAGCTGTAG
- a CDS encoding TonB-dependent receptor gives MPTVDIVSTAPLASGAGIDSNKLPGLTQTLTPRDFQRTYSPNVTDALQQRTPTAVSIDVNGNPLSQDLYYHGFVASPRQGTPQGLAVYQNGMRLNEPFGDTVNWDLVPPQAIERTDIFTNNPAFGLNALGGAVSIQMKNGFTWQGFEAQTMGGSYGRVSGMLQYGKQIDNFSVYFSADATRDGGWRYNSASSQVRLYGDIGYRTPDAEVHFIANGGQSLLGVVGPTPFSLVSNDYRSVFTSPQTTDNQAGSLALTSRFPLSATWTVNSNFYMRAFKQIHTDGNDANVEGCSSRSSYPGQLCLQDDEFEYLLNGGPKTTAFRNMFVIRNQNGQTIPFQGDDFAYGTIDRTYIHSLSVGTTLQATNTDKILGHDNHVTFGGSIDRSQLSFSSYSTLGQITPDFSVQTTGFPGSGSVMRTDGNLAYVPTYLNGNTTYYGVYVMDTFDVTPDISITGGGRLNIANIVTHDTTGQASELNINAAYTRINPIGGLTWRILPTLTAYAGYSEANRAPTPLELDCANPTRPCILENSLTSDPPLQQVVSRTVEAGLRGSQPVLDDGSIDWKLGYFRTANSNDIITLASTIPGRGYYANVPGTLRQGLELGIEFHTGDWLAYLNYGFVDATYQFSGALSSPNNPYADANGDVFVHPGNHIPGIPQQMLKFGADYKVTPQFTVGGDVLIIGSQYYVGDNSNQNPKLPSYWVANLHASYQVNEHIQFFGLINNLFNQHYATYGTFYGTDTNAQLVSSIPFTNDPRTITAAQPISFYGGMKVTF, from the coding sequence TTGCCAACGGTCGATATCGTCTCGACCGCGCCACTCGCCAGTGGCGCCGGCATCGACAGCAACAAACTCCCGGGACTGACGCAAACACTCACCCCACGAGATTTCCAACGCACCTATTCGCCGAATGTCACGGATGCGCTGCAACAGCGGACGCCGACCGCCGTCTCGATCGACGTGAATGGCAATCCGCTTTCGCAGGATCTTTATTATCACGGTTTCGTCGCCTCGCCGCGCCAGGGCACGCCGCAGGGGCTCGCCGTGTACCAGAATGGTATGCGTCTCAATGAGCCCTTCGGCGATACGGTCAATTGGGATCTGGTGCCACCACAGGCCATCGAGAGGACTGATATTTTCACCAATAATCCGGCCTTTGGTCTCAATGCGCTCGGTGGTGCGGTCAGCATCCAGATGAAAAATGGCTTCACCTGGCAAGGGTTTGAGGCACAGACCATGGGCGGTTCCTACGGCCGCGTCTCCGGCATGCTGCAATACGGCAAACAAATCGATAATTTCAGCGTCTATTTCAGTGCCGACGCGACCCGCGATGGCGGCTGGCGGTATAATTCCGCCTCTTCGCAAGTCCGCCTCTATGGCGATATCGGCTATCGTACACCCGATGCCGAAGTGCATTTTATCGCCAATGGTGGCCAGAGCCTGCTCGGTGTCGTCGGCCCGACACCTTTCAGTCTTGTCAGCAATGACTATCGCAGTGTCTTCACCTCGCCGCAGACGACCGATAATCAGGCGGGCTCGCTGGCTTTGACCAGCCGCTTTCCCTTGAGCGCGACCTGGACGGTCAATAGCAATTTCTATATGCGCGCCTTCAAGCAGATCCACACCGACGGCAATGACGCGAATGTCGAAGGATGCAGCAGCCGTTCTTCCTATCCGGGCCAGCTTTGCCTGCAGGATGATGAATTCGAATATCTTTTAAATGGAGGCCCGAAAACGACGGCCTTCCGCAATATGTTCGTCATCCGAAATCAGAATGGCCAGACGATCCCCTTTCAGGGGGATGATTTCGCCTATGGCACGATCGACCGGACCTATATTCATTCCCTCAGCGTCGGCACCACCTTGCAGGCGACCAATACCGACAAGATTCTGGGCCACGACAATCACGTGACCTTTGGCGGCAGCATCGATCGCAGTCAGCTGAGCTTCAGTTCCTACAGCACGCTTGGCCAGATCACGCCGGATTTCTCGGTGCAGACGACGGGTTTCCCGGGTTCCGGCTCAGTGATGCGCACGGATGGCAATCTCGCCTATGTGCCGACCTACCTCAATGGCAATACCACTTATTACGGCGTCTATGTGATGGATACATTCGATGTGACGCCGGATATTTCGATCACTGGCGGTGGACGCTTGAATATCGCCAATATCGTTACCCATGACACGACGGGCCAGGCGAGCGAACTCAATATCAACGCTGCCTATACACGCATCAATCCTATCGGCGGACTCACCTGGCGCATCCTGCCGACGCTCACCGCTTATGCCGGTTATTCGGAGGCCAATCGTGCGCCGACACCGCTTGAACTCGATTGCGCCAATCCGACGCGTCCGTGCATTCTCGAAAACTCCCTCACGTCCGATCCCCCTTTGCAACAAGTCGTCTCACGCACGGTTGAGGCGGGCCTGCGCGGTTCGCAACCCGTTCTGGATGATGGCAGTATTGATTGGAAACTCGGCTATTTCCGCACAGCGAACAGCAATGACATCATTACCCTCGCCAGCACGATTCCGGGGCGTGGCTATTATGCCAATGTGCCTGGCACCTTGCGGCAAGGCCTCGAACTCGGGATCGAATTTCACACGGGCGACTGGCTTGCTTATTTGAATTACGGTTTCGTCGATGCGACCTATCAATTTTCCGGCGCGCTCTCCTCGCCCAACAATCCTTACGCCGATGCCAATGGCGATGTTTTCGTCCACCCCGGCAATCACATCCCGGGTATTCCACAGCAAATGCTGAAATTCGGCGCCGATTACAAAGTGACGCCGCAATTCACGGTCGGAGGTGACGTCCTCATCATTGGCTCGCAATATTATGTGGGCGACAATTCGAACCAGAATCCGAAACTGCCGTCCTATTGGGTCGCCAATCTGCATGCTTCTTATCAGGTCAACGAGCACATCCAGTTCTTCGGTCTCATCAATAATCTCTTCAATCAGCACTATGCGACCTATGGCACATTTTACGGGACCGACACCAACGCCCAGCTCGTGTCCAGCATTCCCTTCACCAATGATCCGCGCACGATCACGGCGGCGCAGCCGATTTCCTTCTATGGCGGAATGAAAGTCACTTTTTAA
- a CDS encoding chorismate mutase codes for MTPLPSSATASVQETLADLRVDIDRIDAELHQLLIARGEIIDRLIAVKARQGGGSAFRPGREADMMRKIVSRHRGLLPVDTVESIWRIIISTFTYVQAPYSVHADISGGDAAMRDCCRFHFGFTVPYIVHQGTGGVVEAVASAKGDLGLVKVETSAAEGAWWRRLAEPFAPKIIARLPFVERPDHPAGMPLFVIAKPLSDAASRETVVYAIGLERWHGSLPECLAAFGGDILGNAADGYGLSLLVAVPGSVTPQSLRDGLRQAGAGEARIAEVGSHAARFDLETNAISSQK; via the coding sequence ATGACCCCTCTGCCTTCCTCTGCCACCGCATCCGTGCAAGAAACCCTGGCCGATCTCAGGGTCGATATTGATCGAATCGACGCCGAATTGCATCAATTGCTGATCGCGCGCGGAGAAATCATCGACCGGCTGATCGCGGTCAAGGCGCGCCAGGGCGGCGGCTCGGCCTTCAGGCCCGGGCGCGAAGCCGATATGATGCGGAAAATCGTCAGCCGTCACCGGGGCTTGCTGCCGGTCGACACGGTCGAAAGCATCTGGCGCATCATCATTTCGACTTTTACCTATGTGCAGGCGCCCTATAGCGTCCACGCCGATATCAGCGGCGGCGATGCCGCCATGCGCGATTGCTGCCGCTTTCATTTCGGCTTCACCGTGCCCTATATCGTGCATCAGGGCACGGGGGGCGTCGTCGAGGCGGTGGCTAGCGCCAAGGGAGATCTCGGTCTTGTCAAGGTTGAGACGAGTGCCGCGGAAGGCGCCTGGTGGCGGCGGCTTGCCGAGCCTTTCGCGCCCAAAATCATCGCTCGCCTGCCTTTCGTCGAACGTCCCGACCATCCGGCCGGGATGCCGCTTTTCGTCATCGCCAAGCCTTTGTCGGATGCGGCCTCGCGTGAGACCGTGGTTTATGCGATAGGCCTCGAACGCTGGCATGGTAGCTTGCCGGAATGTCTCGCGGCATTCGGGGGCGATATTCTCGGCAATGCGGCCGATGGCTATGGTCTTTCCCTCTTGGTCGCTGTGCCGGGTTCCGTTACGCCGCAGAGCCTGCGCGACGGCTTGCGTCAGGCGGGTGCGGGCGAGGCGCGGATCGCCGAGGTCGGCAGCCATGCGGCGCGTTTCGATCTTGAGACGAACGCGATTTCTTCCCAAAAATAA
- a CDS encoding prephenate/arogenate dehydrogenase family protein, with protein sequence MADGLGARLETPLFEQLTLIGVGLIGSSLARVASRKGLARRIVAYDNDPDVRAKVERLALADVVSPSPEKAVQGADLVILCAPVGAMGEIAKTIAPHLAPGTIVSDVGSVKEAIIEAVAPALPGHVHFVPAHPVAGTEYSGPAAGFATLFLNRWCILTPTPDIDPEIVARVESFWSAAGANVEIMKATHHDLVLAITSHVPHLIAYNIVGTAADLETVTQSEVIKFSAGGFRDFTRIAASDPTMWRDIFLNNKSAVIEMLGRFTEDLIALQRMIRHEDGDGLFKLFTRTRAIRRNIIEQGQETAAPDFGRGVAKDTDEER encoded by the coding sequence GTGGCTGATGGTTTGGGCGCCCGGCTCGAGACGCCCCTGTTCGAGCAATTGACGCTCATCGGCGTTGGTCTGATCGGTTCTTCACTGGCGCGTGTCGCGAGCCGCAAGGGTCTTGCGCGCCGCATTGTCGCTTATGACAATGATCCCGATGTCCGCGCCAAGGTCGAACGGCTCGCCCTTGCCGATGTCGTTTCGCCGAGCCCGGAAAAAGCCGTGCAGGGCGCCGATCTCGTCATCCTCTGCGCGCCGGTTGGCGCCATGGGGGAGATTGCGAAAACCATCGCGCCGCATCTCGCACCAGGAACAATCGTTTCCGACGTCGGTTCGGTCAAGGAAGCGATCATCGAAGCGGTCGCGCCCGCCCTTCCGGGCCATGTGCATTTCGTGCCCGCACATCCCGTCGCGGGTACGGAATATTCGGGGCCCGCGGCCGGTTTCGCCACTTTGTTCTTGAATCGCTGGTGCATTCTGACACCGACGCCAGACATTGATCCGGAGATTGTCGCGCGGGTCGAGAGCTTCTGGAGCGCGGCTGGCGCCAATGTCGAGATCATGAAGGCGACGCATCATGATCTGGTGCTCGCCATCACCAGCCATGTGCCGCATCTCATTGCCTATAATATCGTTGGCACGGCGGCCGATCTCGAAACGGTGACGCAATCGGAAGTCATCAAATTTTCCGCCGGCGGCTTTCGCGATTTCACTCGTATCGCCGCGTCCGATCCCACTATGTGGCGCGATATTTTCCTGAATAATAAGAGCGCCGTCATCGAAATGCTCGGCCGTTTCACCGAGGATCTGATCGCGCTGCAACGTATGATCCGCCACGAGGATGGTGACGGCTTGTTCAAATTGTTCACGCGCACACGCGCGATCCGCCGCAACATTATCGAACAGGGTCAGGAAACAGCAGCTCCTGATTTCGGCCGCGGCGTGGCGAAGGATACGGATGAAGAAAGGTGA
- a CDS encoding ion channel yields the protein MNKSLHMARETLASANASAKQAHAFLSAKYHKLEAKSHSDVIVTGLRDHFWGDLYHHALTISWLAFLGWSILFFLGVNLSFSLLYAMAPQQIANIRPGHFEDFFFFSIQTFSTVGYGGMTPVGAYANTIVSLEVFIAIMINSLGTGLIFARFSRPTARVLFSDKAVINIFDATQTLNIRIANCRRSVILSMDMEMALSRLIQVGSGRYVRRFDPLPLVQAHSPLLRFTTIATHVIDATSPLHNIKLEDLKRDEAEIIITVTGIDEVTSQSIFARTAYNFEKVLHGHHFVDIIGMTKDGRLNVDFSRFHHTEDRELPDAVQEQNSAR from the coding sequence ATGAACAAGTCGTTGCACATGGCGCGTGAGACTCTTGCCTCCGCCAATGCATCCGCAAAACAGGCGCATGCCTTCCTCAGCGCCAAATATCACAAGCTCGAGGCGAAAAGCCACAGTGACGTCATCGTCACGGGCTTGCGTGATCATTTCTGGGGCGATCTCTATCATCACGCCCTGACGATTTCCTGGCTCGCCTTTCTCGGCTGGTCGATTCTTTTCTTTCTTGGTGTCAATCTCAGCTTCAGCCTGCTCTATGCGATGGCGCCACAGCAGATCGCCAATATACGCCCCGGCCATTTCGAGGATTTTTTCTTCTTCAGCATCCAGACCTTCTCGACCGTCGGTTACGGCGGCATGACGCCCGTGGGCGCTTACGCCAATACGATCGTCTCGCTGGAAGTGTTCATCGCCATCATGATCAATTCGCTCGGCACGGGCCTGATCTTCGCGCGCTTCTCACGCCCGACCGCGCGCGTCCTGTTCAGCGACAAGGCGGTGATCAACATTTTCGATGCGACCCAGACATTGAACATTCGCATCGCCAATTGCCGCCGGAGTGTCATTCTTTCCATGGATATGGAAATGGCTTTGTCACGGCTGATACAGGTGGGAAGCGGTCGTTATGTGCGACGTTTCGATCCGCTGCCACTCGTTCAGGCGCATAGTCCGTTGCTCCGCTTCACCACCATCGCGACCCATGTGATCGATGCGACGAGCCCCCTGCACAATATCAAGCTGGAGGATCTCAAACGCGATGAGGCGGAAATCATCATCACCGTCACGGGCATTGACGAAGTGACATCGCAGAGCATTTTCGCGCGAACCGCTTACAATTTCGAGAAGGTCCTGCACGGCCACCATTTCGTCGATATTATCGGAATGACCAAGGACGGCCGCCTCAACGTGGATTTCTCGCGCTTCCACCATACCGAGGACCGCGAGTTGCCTGACGCGGTGCAAGAACAAAACTCCGCGCGCTAG
- a CDS encoding histidine kinase, which produces MGDLVLSHALHDLTRDPDPEAALIKLRRDLSRLRHISLRFVSDPALGGNEHEGDAPSGGKNQDTPGPADTPLVPWPEPSRRATRAAPLWFEAMFEPARIVKTYPVVLSLAGDTEKIRGSFVMATRPGDEVAEVWRDLVFLTGLLGCLSLIIVGLIALCTHQALRLFHQLVEGLDRLGRGQFAAMTEFPVQELAQIGMHFNQLAATLERSEVDKHHLIDRLISVQESERKELARELHDEYGAALFGIRAATSCILDSAHALQRPEPGENQNIQEISERAQAISQLADTIQKQNRRILERIRPAVLHRMGLPEALRHLVEDWQTHHKGFSCALTLAVDSASFDEEVSLTFYRLVQECLTNIARHSQARSARITLALVAASAHPEEGVSEPGQNLCLRIEDDGIGLPPSFRFGFGFLGMSERVRKLAGCLRIENALPHGTLIEALIPLPRSSYAKSHPWYEASNP; this is translated from the coding sequence TTGGGCGATCTCGTCCTTTCCCATGCTTTGCACGATCTCACGAGGGACCCAGACCCCGAGGCTGCGCTGATCAAACTGCGGCGGGATCTCTCCCGCCTGCGGCATATTTCTCTCCGCTTCGTCAGTGATCCGGCCCTGGGCGGCAACGAACACGAGGGGGACGCGCCGTCAGGGGGGAAGAACCAGGACACGCCAGGTCCTGCTGATACCCCCCTCGTTCCTTGGCCCGAGCCGAGCCGGAGAGCCACGCGCGCCGCGCCGCTCTGGTTCGAGGCCATGTTCGAACCGGCGCGGATCGTCAAAACCTATCCTGTCGTGCTGTCCCTGGCGGGGGACACGGAAAAAATCAGGGGTTCTTTCGTCATGGCGACACGCCCCGGTGACGAAGTGGCCGAGGTCTGGCGAGACCTCGTTTTTCTGACCGGACTTCTTGGCTGTCTGTCGCTGATCATCGTCGGGCTCATCGCGCTTTGTACGCATCAGGCCTTGCGGCTGTTCCATCAATTGGTGGAAGGACTTGACCGGTTGGGACGCGGCCAGTTCGCGGCCATGACCGAATTTCCGGTTCAAGAACTCGCCCAGATCGGCATGCATTTCAACCAGCTCGCGGCCACGCTCGAGCGCAGCGAGGTGGACAAACATCATTTGATCGATCGGCTGATTTCCGTCCAGGAAAGCGAACGCAAGGAACTCGCCCGCGAATTGCACGATGAATATGGCGCGGCGCTCTTCGGCATCCGGGCGGCCACCTCCTGCATCCTCGACTCGGCGCATGCCTTGCAGCGGCCCGAACCCGGGGAGAACCAAAACATTCAAGAGATTAGCGAACGCGCCCAGGCGATTTCCCAGCTCGCCGATACGATCCAGAAACAGAATCGTCGCATTCTTGAACGGATCCGCCCCGCTGTCCTGCATCGGATGGGTCTGCCCGAGGCCCTGCGCCATCTTGTCGAGGATTGGCAAACGCATCACAAAGGTTTCTCCTGTGCCCTGACCCTTGCGGTGGACTCGGCGAGTTTCGATGAAGAGGTGAGCCTGACCTTTTATCGCCTGGTGCAGGAATGCCTGACCAATATAGCGCGGCATTCGCAAGCCCGATCGGCCCGGATCACGCTGGCACTCGTTGCCGCTTCGGCACACCCGGAGGAGGGTGTTTCAGAGCCGGGCCAAAATCTCTGCCTGCGGATCGAGGATGACGGGATCGGCCTGCCGCCGTCTTTCCGGTTCGGTTTCGGTTTCCTCGGCATGAGCGAAAGGGTCCGCAAGCTTGCCGGGTGCTTGCGGATCGAAAACGCCTTGCCCCACGGCACATTAATCGAGGCGCTTATTCCGCTGCCTCGTTCTTCTTATGCCAAGTCTCACCCTTGGTATGAGGCATCGAACCCATAA
- a CDS encoding alpha/beta fold hydrolase gives MALRKAPDATLPKGGTSQFVQINGIRLHYVSTGSGPAVILLHGWPQTWFAWRATMERLSSHFTVIAPDLRGVGLSERTPTGYDKRTIASDIAALIGHAAGGRAHVVAHDMGGKVAYMLANLHPESVEKLVLVDCLIPGTENMDALRGGAWHYGFHMAPEIPEMLTKGRERDYIAAQIRAWSYKKDAVSEMAISEFARHYASPGGMTVGFAYYRALRDDAALAASFEGRSIDMPVLAIGGRHGVGTKLADALSKQARDLTAVIAEDSGHFVADEMPDFFCDQLKRFLVA, from the coding sequence ATGGCCTTGAGGAAAGCGCCTGACGCAACACTTCCTAAAGGCGGAACGAGCCAATTCGTGCAGATCAACGGCATCAGGTTGCACTATGTCAGCACGGGATCGGGTCCTGCGGTGATCTTGCTCCATGGGTGGCCGCAAACATGGTTCGCTTGGCGAGCGACGATGGAACGGCTCTCCTCACATTTCACAGTTATTGCGCCTGATCTCAGAGGCGTCGGGCTATCTGAACGGACGCCGACGGGCTACGATAAACGGACTATCGCAAGCGATATCGCCGCTCTCATTGGTCATGCTGCGGGCGGCCGGGCTCATGTCGTGGCACACGATATGGGCGGCAAGGTAGCATATATGCTCGCCAATCTTCATCCCGAAAGCGTCGAGAAGCTCGTTCTGGTCGATTGCCTCATTCCAGGAACAGAAAACATGGACGCCCTACGCGGAGGAGCGTGGCATTATGGGTTTCACATGGCTCCAGAGATTCCCGAGATGCTGACCAAGGGAAGGGAGCGCGACTACATCGCGGCGCAAATTCGGGCGTGGTCTTACAAAAAGGACGCTGTTAGCGAAATGGCGATTTCCGAATTCGCTCGGCATTATGCCTCTCCCGGCGGCATGACGGTGGGGTTCGCCTACTACCGGGCGCTTCGCGACGACGCCGCGCTGGCGGCTTCGTTCGAGGGGCGGAGCATAGACATGCCAGTCTTGGCTATTGGTGGGCGCCATGGCGTCGGGACAAAGCTCGCTGATGCACTCAGCAAACAGGCGCGTGACCTTACCGCGGTGATCGCAGAGGACAGCGGCCACTTTGTCGCTGACGAGATGCCGGATTTCTTTTGCGATCAGCTTAAACGGTTCCTAGTAGCGTAA
- a CDS encoding LysR family transcriptional regulator produces MDLSTALRAFVRIVERGSMTAAATDLGISQPAVSKLLRNLEEHTGARLIERNPRAMRPTAQGLALYEAAGSALAVIDSAIESVRSDVGAIRGNLRLHGPTCIGERHLHQIVAEFQDRYAAVTVELILENRTVDLIHENVDLALRMGRPVDQNLIMRRIGLSRRILVASPEYLERCGPVRVCEDLSGHDMVVTNASLSGGVLPLHKGNQKIEISVRPRLITNNAQVLVGALRTGKGIGTAQVLLVADELKNGSLIRVLPEYEIEPTEFFLVYPSSKFLRPTVRAFVDFAAPALQRVEGIY; encoded by the coding sequence ATGGACCTCTCAACCGCCCTCCGCGCCTTCGTTCGTATTGTCGAGAGGGGCTCGATGACCGCGGCGGCTACGGACCTCGGCATTTCACAGCCTGCGGTTAGCAAGCTACTGCGCAATTTGGAGGAACATACGGGCGCGAGGCTCATCGAAAGAAACCCGCGCGCCATGCGACCGACCGCGCAGGGATTGGCGCTCTATGAGGCAGCAGGTAGCGCCCTAGCCGTTATCGATTCAGCCATTGAAAGCGTCCGGAGCGACGTTGGCGCAATCCGTGGAAATCTCCGTTTGCACGGGCCGACCTGCATCGGCGAGCGCCACTTACACCAGATTGTCGCAGAATTTCAGGATCGCTATGCGGCCGTCACCGTAGAGCTGATCCTTGAGAATCGAACGGTTGATCTGATCCACGAAAATGTGGATCTCGCCCTGCGTATGGGGAGACCGGTCGATCAAAACCTGATTATGCGGCGTATCGGGCTCAGTAGAAGAATCCTCGTCGCCTCACCAGAATATCTCGAACGCTGTGGACCAGTAAGAGTTTGCGAAGATTTGAGTGGCCACGACATGGTGGTGACCAACGCCTCTCTTTCCGGTGGGGTACTCCCTCTTCACAAGGGGAACCAGAAAATCGAAATCTCAGTTCGACCCAGGCTGATCACGAACAATGCACAGGTTCTGGTCGGTGCGCTGAGAACAGGCAAAGGCATCGGGACCGCACAGGTTTTACTTGTAGCGGACGAACTGAAAAACGGCTCGCTCATCCGAGTGCTTCCAGAATATGAAATCGAGCCGACTGAGTTCTTTCTGGTCTATCCCTCTTCAAAATTCCTACGGCCGACCGTTCGAGCATTTGTTGATTTCGCAGCGCCGGCGTTGCAACGCGTTGAGGGTATCTACTGA
- the hisC gene encoding histidinol-phosphate transaminase: MTQSGSSPRPSSVRPMPHAGVLGIEPYVPGKSAAPGVAKIHKLSSNETPLGPSPEAQKAFAASAEKLALYPDGAATLLRTAIASRHGLDPARIVCGAGSDELLSLLAAVYLGPGEEGIFTEHGFLVYKIAILTAGGTPIVVPEKDLTTDVDAILAAVTPRTRIVYIANPNNPTGTYLPFAEVKRLATSLPPNVLLVLDAAYGEYVTRNDYSAGLELVSTHENVVMTRTFSKIYGLAALRLGWCYAPLAVADALNRVRGPFNTSGPAIATGVAALADQAHIDRAIAHNETWLSWLGEEIGKLGFKVTPSVANFLLLHFEDQAEAQAVDAFLSSRGLILRAVASYGLPNCLRLTVGTEEANRLVVDGLKDFCRERMKQRG; the protein is encoded by the coding sequence ATGACCCAATCCGGCTCCTCGCCCCGTCCCTCGTCCGTGCGTCCGATGCCGCATGCGGGCGTTCTTGGCATTGAGCCCTATGTTCCGGGCAAGAGCGCCGCGCCGGGTGTGGCGAAAATCCACAAGCTGTCCTCCAACGAAACGCCGCTTGGTCCTTCGCCCGAGGCGCAAAAGGCCTTTGCCGCCAGTGCCGAAAAGCTTGCCCTTTATCCAGATGGCGCGGCCACGCTTTTGCGCACGGCCATCGCTTCCCGCCATGGGCTCGATCCGGCGCGGATCGTCTGCGGCGCGGGTTCGGATGAATTGCTTTCGCTTCTTGCCGCCGTCTATCTCGGCCCCGGCGAAGAGGGAATTTTCACCGAGCATGGTTTTCTCGTCTATAAAATCGCGATTCTGACCGCTGGCGGCACGCCCATCGTCGTGCCCGAGAAGGATCTCACCACCGATGTGGACGCGATTCTCGCCGCCGTCACGCCGCGGACACGGATCGTCTATATCGCCAATCCGAACAATCCGACCGGCACCTATCTGCCCTTTGCCGAGGTCAAAAGACTGGCGACGAGCCTGCCGCCGAACGTGCTGCTCGTGCTCGATGCTGCCTATGGGGAATATGTGACGCGCAATGATTATTCCGCCGGGCTCGAACTCGTTTCGACCCATGAGAATGTCGTGATGACCCGCACCTTCTCCAAAATCTATGGGCTCGCGGCTTTGCGGCTTGGCTGGTGCTACGCGCCTCTTGCTGTGGCCGATGCGTTGAACCGGGTGCGCGGGCCCTTTAACACCAGTGGTCCGGCTATCGCGACGGGCGTCGCGGCTCTGGCCGATCAGGCGCATATCGACCGGGCGATTGCTCATAACGAGACCTGGCTGTCCTGGCTCGGCGAGGAAATCGGGAAACTTGGATTTAAAGTCACGCCAAGCGTTGCCAATTTTCTCCTGCTGCATTTCGAGGATCAGGCCGAGGCCCAGGCTGTTGACGCCTTTTTGTCGTCGCGCGGCCTTATTCTGCGGGCTGTGGCTTCCTATGGCCTGCCGAATTGTTTGCGCCTGACCGTTGGGACGGAGGAGGCTAATCGGCTTGTCGTAGACGGCTTGAAGGATTTTTGCCGCGAAAGGATGAAACAGCGTGGCTGA